The following proteins are encoded in a genomic region of Burkholderia pyrrocinia:
- a CDS encoding (Fe-S)-binding protein, with translation MNERQYPAAATHVYLFATCLVDLFVPEAGLDAVRLLEREGLTVHYPRGQSCCGQPAYSSGNPDEARRVAAAQLDLFAEPWPVIVPSGSCAGMIRHHWPALFADDPVHGPKARAIAERTYELAEFLVHVLDLQLDAATVNGRPDECVVLHTSCAARREMGTRGHGVALVDALPGVTRIEHERESECCGFGGTFSLKHPDISGAMVRDKVASACATGCDRLVSADCGCLLNIGHAATKAGAPLPVEHLASFLWRRTAGAASLRGDKR, from the coding sequence ATGAACGAAAGGCAGTACCCCGCCGCCGCCACGCACGTCTATCTGTTCGCGACCTGCCTGGTCGACCTGTTCGTCCCCGAAGCGGGGCTCGACGCGGTCCGCCTGCTGGAACGCGAAGGCCTGACCGTCCACTATCCGCGCGGCCAGAGCTGCTGCGGGCAGCCGGCCTACAGCAGCGGCAATCCCGACGAAGCGCGCCGCGTCGCGGCCGCGCAGCTCGACCTGTTCGCCGAACCGTGGCCCGTGATCGTGCCGTCCGGCTCGTGCGCGGGCATGATCCGGCACCATTGGCCTGCGCTGTTCGCCGACGATCCCGTCCACGGCCCGAAAGCCCGCGCGATCGCGGAGCGAACCTACGAACTCGCCGAATTCCTGGTCCATGTGCTCGACCTGCAACTCGACGCGGCCACGGTAAACGGCCGGCCCGACGAGTGCGTCGTGCTGCACACGTCGTGCGCGGCGCGCCGCGAGATGGGCACGCGCGGGCACGGCGTCGCACTCGTCGACGCGCTGCCGGGCGTGACGCGCATCGAACACGAACGCGAATCCGAATGCTGCGGCTTCGGCGGCACGTTCTCGCTGAAACATCCCGACATCTCCGGCGCGATGGTGCGCGACAAGGTCGCGTCGGCCTGCGCGACCGGCTGCGACCGGCTCGTGTCCGCGGACTGCGGCTGCCTGCTGAACATCGGCCACGCTGCGACCAAGGCCGGCGCGCCGTTGCCGGTCGAGCATCTCGCGAGCTTCCTGTGGCGTCGCACGGCCGGCGCCGCCTCGTTGCGCGGAGACAAGCGATGA
- a CDS encoding LutC/YkgG family protein has translation MSARAAILARLRATAPGVAATAAPALDARIDTHYDARRASTARDPHALAQAMQAALAASHADVWCATADAWPAQLAARLADAGVRRLLLDPARAESAALARALPDAVAPVPFDRPIDVWKAELFDTIDAGFTVARSGIAATGTVVLAPDPGTPRTVSLVPPLHVALVHASTLHADLHAAVHAERWHAGMPTNLVLVSGPSKTSDIQQTLAYGAHGPRRLWVVIVTGPADALATSNPSASTTRQEMPR, from the coding sequence ATGAGCGCGCGCGCCGCGATTCTCGCGCGCCTGCGCGCAACCGCCCCGGGCGTCGCCGCGACGGCCGCCCCCGCGCTCGACGCGCGCATCGACACGCATTACGACGCGCGACGCGCATCGACCGCGCGCGATCCGCACGCGCTCGCCCAGGCGATGCAGGCCGCGCTCGCCGCATCGCACGCGGACGTCTGGTGCGCGACCGCCGACGCATGGCCCGCGCAGCTTGCCGCGCGCCTCGCCGACGCCGGCGTGCGCCGCCTGCTGCTCGACCCGGCCCGCGCCGAATCCGCGGCCCTCGCCCGCGCGCTGCCCGACGCGGTCGCGCCCGTGCCGTTCGACCGGCCGATCGACGTGTGGAAGGCCGAACTGTTCGACACGATCGACGCAGGCTTCACCGTCGCGCGCTCGGGCATCGCAGCCACCGGCACCGTCGTGCTCGCGCCCGATCCCGGCACGCCGCGCACGGTGTCGCTGGTGCCGCCGCTGCATGTCGCGCTCGTCCACGCGAGCACGCTGCATGCGGACCTGCACGCGGCCGTACACGCGGAGCGCTGGCATGCCGGCATGCCGACAAACCTCGTGCTGGTGTCGGGCCCGTCGAAGACGTCCGACATCCAGCAGACGCTCGCCTATGGCGCACACGGCCCGCGCCGCCTGTGGGTCGTGATCGTCACCGGTCCGGCCGACGCACTGGCCACGTCCAACCCGTCCGCCTCGACCACCCGCCAGGAAATGCCGCGATGA
- a CDS encoding LutB/LldF family L-lactate oxidation iron-sulfur protein gives MTNQPLQFVAPGDFKARARAALDDPALRRSFRGAMDFLQDKRATQFPDDTELQQLRDLGEAVRQHALAQLPALLERLEAKLAEAGVHVHWAETAADANAIVLGIAQAKKARRVIKGKSMASEEIELNHYLADHGVDCIESDMGEFIVQLAGEKPSHIVMPAIHKTRGDIAELFEAHIPGTRYTEDVDELIQTGRRALRRAFADADIGLSGVNFAAADTGTLWLVENEGNGRLSTTVPDTHVAIMGIEKVVEKLEHIVPLSSLLTRSATGQAITTYFNLISGPRRDGERDGPRELHLVLLDNGRTQAYADEQLRATLQCIRCGACMNHCPVYTRIGGHAYGTTYPGPIGKIISPHLLGLDATADLPTASTLCGACGEVCPVRIPIPQLLVRLRTEANRKPDAPVAHPLRGQGANYSRAEDLVWRFWSGAFAHPRAYRAFRWTATRLRALTPAKQMGWTQHRTPLEPAPRSLSDLLRARGQPE, from the coding sequence ATGACCAACCAGCCGCTGCAATTCGTCGCCCCCGGCGACTTCAAGGCCCGCGCGCGCGCCGCGCTCGACGATCCCGCGCTGCGCCGCAGCTTTCGCGGCGCGATGGACTTCCTGCAGGACAAGCGCGCGACCCAGTTCCCCGACGACACCGAGCTGCAGCAGTTGCGCGATCTCGGCGAAGCCGTGCGGCAGCACGCGCTCGCGCAATTGCCCGCGCTGCTCGAACGGCTGGAGGCGAAGCTCGCCGAAGCCGGCGTGCACGTGCACTGGGCCGAAACAGCCGCCGACGCGAACGCGATCGTGCTCGGCATCGCGCAGGCGAAGAAGGCGCGCCGCGTGATCAAGGGCAAGTCGATGGCAAGCGAGGAAATCGAGTTGAACCATTACCTCGCGGATCACGGGGTCGACTGCATCGAGTCCGACATGGGCGAGTTCATCGTGCAGCTCGCGGGCGAGAAGCCGTCGCATATCGTGATGCCGGCGATCCACAAGACGCGCGGCGACATCGCCGAACTGTTCGAGGCGCACATCCCCGGCACGCGCTACACGGAAGACGTCGACGAACTGATCCAGACCGGCCGGCGCGCGCTGCGCCGCGCGTTCGCCGATGCGGACATCGGCCTGTCCGGCGTGAACTTCGCAGCGGCCGACACCGGCACGCTGTGGCTCGTCGAGAACGAAGGCAACGGCCGCCTGTCGACGACGGTGCCCGACACGCACGTCGCGATCATGGGCATCGAGAAGGTCGTCGAAAAGCTCGAGCACATCGTGCCGCTGTCGAGCCTGCTCACGCGCTCGGCCACCGGGCAGGCAATCACGACCTACTTCAACCTGATCTCGGGCCCGCGTCGCGACGGCGAACGCGACGGCCCGCGCGAGCTGCATCTCGTGCTGCTCGACAACGGCCGCACACAGGCCTACGCGGACGAGCAACTGCGCGCGACGCTGCAGTGCATCCGCTGCGGCGCGTGCATGAACCACTGCCCCGTCTATACGCGCATCGGCGGCCACGCATACGGGACGACCTACCCGGGGCCGATCGGCAAGATCATCTCGCCGCACCTGCTCGGCCTCGACGCGACGGCCGACCTGCCGACCGCGTCGACGCTGTGCGGCGCATGCGGCGAAGTCTGCCCGGTGCGGATTCCGATCCCGCAATTGCTCGTGCGGCTGCGCACCGAGGCGAACCGCAAGCCCGACGCACCCGTCGCGCATCCGCTGCGCGGCCAGGGCGCGAACTACAGCCGCGCGGAAGACCTCGTGTGGCGCTTCTGGTCGGGCGCGTTCGCGCATCCGCGCGCATACCGCGCGTTCCGCTGGACCGCGACGCGCCTGCGCGCGCTGACGCCCGCGAAACAGATGGGCTGGACGCAGCACCGCACGCCGCTCGAACCGGCGCCGCGCAGCCTGTCCGACCTGCTGCGCGCACGCGGCCAGCCCGAATAG
- a CDS encoding lactate permease LctP family transporter, with protein MQVWHQIYTPLGSLGLSAFVAAIPIIFFFIALAALRMKGHVAAAVTLLLSLGVAILAYGMPVPQALAAAGFGFAYGLWPIAWIIVAAVFLYKIVVKTGQFDVIRASVLSITDDQRLQMLLIGFSFGAFLEGAAGFGAPVAITAALLVGLGFRPLHAAGLCLIANTAPVAFGAMGIPIIVAGQVTGIDPFHIGAMAGRQLPLLSLAVPFWLVFMMDGLRGVRQTWPAALVAGGSFAVTQYFTSNHIGPELPDITSSLVSLVALAAFLKVWQPRTAQQPADGIVTSGGGAALAGFGAGGSGNGFGASRQASPYTLAQTVRAWSPFLILTAVVTVWSIAPFKALFAAHGALASTVLKFHVAGLDQLVVKTAPIAATPKALEAVLKIDLVSAVGSAILVTALISMALLRMKPHDALVTFGETLKELTRPILSIGLVLAFAFVANYSGMSSTLALMLAATGAAFPFFSPFLGWLGVFLTGSDTSSNALFCSLQQATAHQLGVPETLVVAANTTGGVTAKMISPQSIAVACAATGLVGKESELFRFTVRHSLLFAVIVGLITLVQAYVLPGMVP; from the coding sequence ATGCAGGTTTGGCACCAGATCTACACCCCGCTCGGCAGCCTCGGGTTGTCGGCGTTCGTCGCCGCGATCCCGATCATCTTCTTTTTCATCGCGCTGGCCGCGCTGCGGATGAAGGGCCACGTCGCCGCCGCGGTCACGTTGCTGCTGTCGCTCGGCGTCGCGATCCTCGCGTACGGGATGCCCGTGCCGCAGGCGCTCGCGGCGGCCGGCTTCGGCTTCGCGTACGGCCTGTGGCCGATCGCGTGGATCATCGTCGCGGCGGTGTTCCTGTACAAGATCGTCGTGAAGACCGGCCAGTTCGACGTCATTCGCGCGTCCGTGCTGTCGATCACCGACGACCAGCGCCTGCAGATGCTGCTGATCGGCTTCTCGTTCGGCGCATTCCTCGAAGGCGCGGCCGGCTTCGGCGCGCCCGTCGCGATCACCGCCGCGCTGCTCGTCGGCCTCGGCTTTCGCCCGCTGCACGCGGCCGGGCTGTGCCTGATCGCGAACACCGCGCCGGTCGCGTTCGGCGCGATGGGCATCCCGATCATCGTCGCCGGGCAGGTGACGGGCATCGACCCGTTCCACATCGGCGCGATGGCCGGCCGCCAGCTGCCGCTGCTGTCGCTCGCGGTGCCGTTCTGGCTGGTGTTCATGATGGACGGGCTGCGCGGCGTGCGGCAGACATGGCCGGCCGCGCTCGTCGCGGGCGGCAGCTTCGCGGTCACGCAGTACTTCACGTCGAACCACATCGGGCCCGAGCTGCCGGACATCACGTCGTCGCTCGTCAGCCTCGTCGCGCTCGCCGCGTTCCTGAAGGTCTGGCAGCCGCGCACCGCGCAGCAGCCGGCCGACGGCATCGTCACGTCCGGCGGCGGCGCGGCGCTGGCCGGTTTCGGCGCGGGCGGTAGCGGCAACGGCTTCGGTGCGAGCCGGCAGGCATCGCCGTACACGCTCGCGCAGACCGTTCGCGCGTGGTCGCCGTTCCTGATCCTGACGGCCGTCGTCACCGTGTGGAGCATCGCGCCGTTCAAGGCGCTGTTCGCCGCGCACGGCGCGCTCGCGTCGACCGTGCTGAAGTTCCATGTGGCGGGGCTCGACCAGCTCGTCGTGAAGACCGCACCGATCGCCGCGACGCCGAAGGCGCTCGAAGCCGTGCTGAAGATCGATCTCGTATCGGCGGTGGGCAGCGCGATCCTCGTGACCGCGCTGATCTCGATGGCGTTGTTGCGGATGAAGCCGCACGACGCGCTCGTCACGTTCGGCGAGACGCTGAAGGAACTGACGCGCCCGATCCTGTCGATCGGCCTCGTGCTCGCGTTCGCGTTCGTCGCGAACTACTCGGGGATGTCGTCGACGCTCGCGCTGATGCTGGCCGCGACCGGCGCCGCGTTCCCGTTCTTCTCGCCGTTCCTCGGCTGGCTCGGCGTGTTCCTGACCGGCTCGGACACGTCGTCGAATGCGCTCTTCTGCTCGCTGCAGCAGGCCACCGCCCATCAGCTCGGCGTGCCCGAGACGCTCGTGGTCGCCGCGAACACGACGGGCGGCGTGACCGCGAAGATGATCTCGCCGCAGTCGATCGCGGTCGCCTGCGCGGCGACGGGCCTCGTCGGCAAGGAGTCGGAGCTGTTCCGCTTCACGGTGCGGCACAGCCTGCTGTTCGCGGTGATCGTCGGGTTGATCACGCTCGTGCAGGCGTACGTGCTGCCGGGAATGGTGCCGTAA
- a CDS encoding M48 family metalloprotease: MQLKKAVAACGVAFLLSACGGVQSLDANSLTSAGTNLFKAATLSDTDIAALSNDSCKSSDAESKIAPANSAYSKRLTKVMKGFGDMTLNGQKVNYKVYVTKDVNAWAMGNGCVRVYSGLMDMMNDDELRGVIGHEMGHVALGHSKKAMQTAYAVSAARSAAGAASPGVAALSSSQLGDITEKFINAQFSQTQESAADDYSFDLMKQKGMSQKGLVTAFQKLAQLDGGQSSMMSSHPSSASRAQHIQDRIAKGS, translated from the coding sequence ATGCAACTCAAGAAAGCGGTGGCAGCGTGTGGCGTGGCGTTCCTGTTGAGCGCATGCGGCGGGGTACAGAGTCTCGACGCGAACAGCCTGACGTCGGCGGGGACGAACCTGTTCAAGGCAGCGACGCTGTCGGATACAGACATCGCCGCGTTGTCGAACGACTCGTGCAAGTCCAGCGACGCCGAATCGAAGATCGCGCCGGCGAACAGCGCGTATTCGAAGCGCCTGACGAAGGTGATGAAGGGCTTCGGCGACATGACGCTGAACGGCCAGAAGGTCAACTACAAGGTGTACGTGACCAAGGACGTCAACGCGTGGGCGATGGGCAACGGCTGCGTGCGCGTGTACAGCGGCCTGATGGACATGATGAACGACGACGAGCTGCGCGGCGTGATCGGCCATGAAATGGGCCACGTCGCACTGGGTCACTCGAAGAAGGCGATGCAGACGGCGTACGCGGTGAGCGCCGCGCGCAGCGCGGCTGGCGCGGCATCGCCGGGCGTGGCGGCGCTGTCGAGCTCGCAGCTCGGCGACATCACCGAGAAGTTCATCAACGCGCAGTTCTCGCAGACGCAGGAAAGCGCGGCGGACGACTACTCGTTCGACCTGATGAAGCAGAAGGGCATGAGCCAGAAGGGCCTCGTCACCGCATTCCAGAAGCTCGCGCAGCTCGATGGCGGCCAGAGCTCGATGATGAGCTCGCACCCGTCGTCGGCGAGCCGTGCGCAGCACATCCAGGATCGCATCGCGAAGGGCAGCTGA
- a CDS encoding glycosyltransferase family 2 protein, with product MSKLHASSTHLVLIPSYNPGAKVDTTVRNARAQWNPVWVVDDGSTDGSAERLQAMAERDPGLRVIVLPENRGKGAAVLAGLDAAAASGFTHVLTMDSDGQHPADLIPAFMAASQAAPDAMVLGVPKFDASAPQLRVQGRRLSNAWADLETLWAGIGDSLYGFRVYPVAPLAAIMRRQPWMRGFDFDPEAAVRLCWAGVRPIRIDAPVRYFGRHEGGVSHFHYGRDNALLAWMHLRLFIGFAVRLPVLVARRLTRRRGQTA from the coding sequence ATGTCCAAGCTGCACGCGTCGTCCACCCATCTGGTACTGATCCCGAGCTACAACCCGGGCGCCAAGGTCGACACGACCGTGCGCAATGCCCGCGCGCAGTGGAATCCGGTGTGGGTCGTCGACGACGGCAGCACCGACGGCAGCGCCGAACGGCTGCAGGCGATGGCCGAGCGCGATCCCGGGTTGCGCGTGATCGTGCTGCCGGAGAACCGCGGCAAGGGCGCCGCGGTGCTCGCGGGGCTCGACGCGGCTGCCGCGAGCGGCTTCACGCACGTGCTGACGATGGATTCCGACGGCCAGCATCCGGCCGACCTGATTCCCGCCTTCATGGCCGCATCGCAGGCCGCGCCCGATGCGATGGTGCTGGGCGTGCCGAAGTTCGACGCGAGCGCGCCGCAGTTGCGCGTGCAGGGGCGCCGGCTGTCGAACGCGTGGGCCGACCTCGAGACGCTGTGGGCCGGGATCGGCGATTCGCTGTACGGTTTTCGCGTGTATCCGGTCGCGCCGCTCGCCGCGATCATGCGCCGCCAGCCGTGGATGCGGGGCTTCGACTTCGATCCCGAGGCAGCCGTGCGGCTGTGCTGGGCCGGCGTGCGCCCGATCCGCATCGACGCGCCGGTGCGCTATTTCGGCCGGCACGAGGGCGGCGTCTCGCATTTCCACTACGGCCGCGACAACGCGCTGCTCGCCTGGATGCACTTGCGGCTCTTCATCGGCTTCGCCGTGCGGCTGCCGGTGCTGGTCGCGCGGCGGCTGACGCGACGCCGTGGCCAGACGGCCTGA
- a CDS encoding endoribonuclease L-PSP yields MSVHPVDAERRPCSLSSATAPVVRGQTAGGPAASRSGAPLANGGDRALRLVQMNQARLVALLHDARIRGEGFDHAFPGALGAVCIGAAGWQDESRVASQAGAAARMLADAAPDLPVAPVQMALLGAGAAPGDAVCEIWQCNARDLRSERRGALHYRYSETAGLVFGSIVVHETHDAQRDGGTPLERATRDAYRALFDVLDTLGMPHPLRIWNTVPAINAVQFGIERYRQFNIGRQHAFDACRRALTDGVPAACALGSVVPVAGDASPAAPLAIHFLASRTPADPVENPRQVSAYHYPAQYGPRAPTFARAAAWADGDAAPVLFVSGTASIVGHRTVHHGDVVAQTRETVANLAAVLGQAARQGHGPFSLADLSYRVYVRDAGDAAALAAIERVLREAAGPGVRPLVVHADVCRDDLLVEIEASGGHAVEWLS; encoded by the coding sequence GTGTCCGTGCATCCAGTCGACGCCGAACGGCGCCCGTGTTCCCTGTCGTCCGCCACCGCGCCGGTTGTGCGCGGACAGACGGCAGGCGGGCCGGCCGCATCGCGATCGGGCGCGCCGCTCGCGAACGGCGGCGACCGCGCACTGCGGCTCGTCCAGATGAACCAGGCGCGACTCGTCGCGTTGCTGCACGATGCGCGCATTCGTGGCGAAGGATTCGATCACGCGTTTCCTGGCGCGTTGGGCGCGGTGTGTATCGGCGCGGCCGGGTGGCAGGACGAATCGCGGGTTGCATCGCAGGCCGGTGCGGCGGCACGGATGCTGGCCGATGCCGCGCCCGACCTGCCGGTCGCACCGGTACAGATGGCGCTGCTCGGTGCCGGTGCCGCACCGGGCGATGCCGTCTGCGAAATCTGGCAATGCAATGCGCGCGACCTGCGCAGCGAACGGCGCGGCGCGCTGCACTATCGCTATAGCGAAACGGCGGGCCTCGTGTTCGGCAGCATCGTCGTGCACGAGACGCATGATGCGCAGCGCGACGGCGGCACGCCGCTCGAACGCGCGACGCGCGATGCATACCGCGCGCTGTTCGACGTGCTCGATACGCTCGGCATGCCGCATCCGCTGCGCATCTGGAATACCGTGCCGGCGATTAATGCGGTGCAGTTCGGGATCGAACGCTATCGTCAGTTCAATATCGGCCGTCAACACGCATTCGATGCGTGCCGCCGCGCGCTGACGGATGGCGTGCCGGCCGCTTGTGCGCTCGGCTCGGTCGTGCCGGTCGCGGGCGATGCGTCGCCGGCCGCGCCGCTCGCGATCCATTTCCTCGCGAGCCGCACGCCGGCCGATCCGGTCGAGAACCCGCGCCAGGTCAGCGCGTATCACTATCCGGCGCAGTACGGCCCGCGTGCGCCGACGTTCGCGCGCGCAGCCGCGTGGGCGGATGGCGACGCCGCACCGGTGCTGTTCGTGTCGGGCACCGCGAGCATCGTCGGGCACCGCACCGTGCATCACGGCGATGTCGTCGCGCAAACGCGCGAGACGGTCGCGAACCTCGCGGCCGTGCTCGGGCAGGCCGCGCGGCAGGGGCATGGCCCGTTCTCGCTCGCCGACCTGAGCTATCGCGTCTACGTGCGCGACGCCGGTGATGCCGCGGCGCTTGCCGCGATCGAGCGCGTGCTGCGCGAGGCGGCCGGCCCCGGCGTGCGGCCGCTCGTCGTCCATGCGGACGTGTGCCGCGACGACCTGCTGGTCGAGATCGAGGCCAGTGGCGGGCATGCGGTGGAGTGGCTGTCATGA
- the fabG gene encoding 3-oxoacyl-ACP reductase FabG encodes MRALVTGGSGALGQAICAALAQAGHEVWVHANRHLAQAEAVAQQIVAAGGTARAIAFDVTDADATLAALAPLADDVPVQILVNNAGIHDDAPMAGMSRRQWHSVIDVTLNGFFNVTQPLLLPMIRTRRGRIVNIASVAGVTGNRGQVNYAAAKAGLIGATKSLSLELASRGITVNAVAPGIIESPMAEQAFPAERIKQLVPAQRAGRPDEVAAMVAYLVSDAAAYVTGQVLSVNGGLA; translated from the coding sequence ATGCGGGCGCTCGTGACGGGCGGCAGCGGCGCACTCGGGCAGGCGATCTGCGCGGCGCTCGCGCAGGCCGGCCATGAAGTGTGGGTGCATGCGAACCGCCATCTCGCGCAGGCGGAGGCAGTCGCGCAGCAGATCGTCGCGGCCGGCGGCACCGCGCGCGCGATCGCGTTCGACGTGACCGACGCCGACGCGACGCTCGCCGCGCTGGCGCCGCTCGCCGACGACGTGCCGGTGCAGATCCTCGTGAACAACGCGGGCATCCACGACGACGCGCCGATGGCCGGCATGTCGCGCCGGCAGTGGCACAGCGTGATCGACGTGACGCTCAACGGTTTTTTCAACGTCACGCAGCCGCTGCTGTTGCCGATGATCCGCACGCGGCGCGGACGGATCGTCAACATCGCGTCGGTGGCCGGCGTGACCGGCAATCGCGGGCAGGTCAACTACGCGGCCGCGAAGGCGGGGCTGATCGGCGCGACGAAGTCGCTGTCGCTGGAGCTCGCGTCGCGCGGCATCACCGTGAACGCGGTCGCGCCCGGCATTATCGAATCGCCGATGGCCGAACAGGCGTTTCCCGCCGAACGTATCAAGCAGCTCGTGCCCGCGCAGCGCGCGGGCCGGCCCGACGAAGTCGCGGCGATGGTCGCGTATCTGGTGTCCGACGCCGCGGCCTATGTGACGGGGCAGGTGTTGTCCGTCAACGGCGGGCTCGCATGA
- a CDS encoding phosphopantetheine-binding protein → MGRLLARMMNALEQELATLIIGELNLEDVPLETVTAETPLYGEGFGLDSIDILEIALLISKKYGFELRSDNPDNQKIFATLGALAAYVAAHRTK, encoded by the coding sequence GTGGGCCGCCTGCTCGCACGCATGATGAACGCACTGGAACAAGAGCTCGCCACGCTGATCATCGGCGAATTGAATCTCGAAGACGTCCCGCTCGAAACAGTGACGGCCGAGACCCCGCTGTATGGCGAAGGGTTCGGGCTCGACTCCATCGACATTCTGGAAATCGCGCTGCTGATCTCGAAGAAATACGGCTTCGAGCTGCGCTCGGACAATCCGGATAACCAGAAAATCTTTGCGACGCTCGGCGCACTGGCTGCCTACGTCGCCGCGCATCGCACGAAGTGA
- a CDS encoding AMP-binding protein: MPTHPLVFHSSPDQTIAWRDGAPVTVRAFVADVARVAAALPAGAHVFNVCRDRYRFAVSLCAALVAGRISLLPSTHTPEMVRQLASFAPDAFCLHDAPDCAIDLPRFAYPDAAPGDRADDAPFAVPQIDAARIMAYVFTSGSTGAPVPHRKTWGFLVGCVRAAADRLGLLDGRAATLIGTVPAQHMYGFESTVLLALIGGLAFSNRQPFYPVDIRDELDAIPQPRVLVTSPIHLRALLSAGHALPRAALVLSATAPLSEKLAGEAEAALDAPLVEIYGSTETGQIATRRTSQGATWQLFPGIRLDARDEPASDDGAPTVWVTGGHVEAPVPMGDALELLGDGRFLLHGRKADLVNIAGKRTSLAYLNHQLNAIPDVVDGVFFMPDEAAPAHADTALEPVTRLVALVVAPTLAAADLQRALRERIDPAFMPRPLVFVDALPRNETGKLPRDVLAALVAQHARATAAPPVRDTAGTPALAFTIPADHPALPGHFPGHPVVPGVVLLDHAIHAIGTALNRPLHAWRLGSAKFLSPVAPGEPLELALDAAASGAIRFTLRAGSRDVATGVLSAPPAAQDGAQP; encoded by the coding sequence ATGCCGACTCACCCGCTGGTATTCCATTCCTCGCCGGACCAGACGATCGCCTGGCGCGACGGCGCGCCCGTCACCGTGCGCGCGTTCGTCGCCGACGTCGCGCGCGTGGCCGCCGCGCTGCCCGCCGGCGCTCACGTGTTCAACGTGTGCCGCGACCGCTACCGCTTCGCGGTCAGCCTGTGCGCGGCACTCGTCGCCGGCAGGATCAGCCTGCTGCCGTCGACGCACACACCGGAAATGGTGCGCCAGCTCGCGTCGTTCGCGCCCGACGCGTTCTGCCTGCACGACGCGCCCGACTGCGCGATCGACCTGCCGCGCTTCGCGTATCCCGATGCCGCACCCGGCGACCGCGCGGACGATGCGCCGTTCGCCGTGCCGCAGATCGATGCCGCGCGGATCATGGCCTACGTGTTCACGTCCGGCTCGACCGGCGCGCCGGTGCCGCACCGCAAGACCTGGGGCTTCCTGGTCGGCTGCGTGCGCGCGGCGGCCGACCGCCTCGGGCTGCTCGACGGCCGCGCGGCCACGCTGATCGGCACGGTGCCCGCGCAGCACATGTACGGCTTCGAGTCGACGGTGCTGCTCGCACTGATCGGCGGCCTCGCGTTCAGCAACCGCCAGCCGTTCTACCCGGTCGACATTCGCGACGAACTCGACGCGATCCCGCAGCCGCGCGTGCTCGTCACGTCGCCGATCCACCTGCGCGCGCTGCTGTCGGCCGGCCATGCGCTGCCGCGCGCGGCGCTCGTGCTGTCGGCCACCGCACCGCTGTCGGAAAAGCTCGCGGGCGAAGCCGAGGCCGCGCTCGACGCACCGCTCGTCGAGATCTACGGCAGCACCGAGACCGGCCAGATCGCGACCCGCCGCACGTCGCAGGGCGCGACGTGGCAGCTGTTCCCGGGCATCCGGCTCGACGCGCGCGACGAACCGGCAAGCGACGATGGCGCGCCGACCGTGTGGGTGACGGGCGGACACGTCGAGGCACCCGTGCCGATGGGCGACGCGCTCGAACTGCTCGGCGACGGCCGGTTCCTGCTGCACGGCCGCAAGGCGGACCTCGTCAACATCGCCGGCAAACGTACGTCGCTCGCGTACCTGAACCATCAGCTCAATGCGATTCCGGATGTGGTCGACGGCGTGTTCTTCATGCCCGACGAAGCCGCGCCGGCGCATGCCGACACGGCGCTCGAACCGGTCACGCGCCTCGTCGCGCTCGTCGTCGCGCCGACGCTCGCGGCCGCCGATCTGCAGCGCGCGCTGCGCGAGCGGATCGATCCCGCGTTCATGCCGCGCCCGCTCGTGTTCGTCGACGCGCTGCCGCGCAACGAAACGGGCAAGCTGCCGCGCGACGTGCTTGCCGCGCTCGTTGCACAACACGCGCGCGCCACGGCAGCGCCGCCCGTGCGCGACACGGCCGGCACGCCCGCGCTCGCGTTCACGATTCCCGCCGACCATCCGGCGCTGCCCGGCCACTTCCCCGGCCATCCGGTCGTGCCGGGCGTCGTGCTGCTCGATCACGCGATCCACGCGATCGGCACGGCGCTGAACCGCCCGCTGCACGCGTGGCGGCTCGGTTCCGCGAAATTCCTGAGCCCGGTCGCGCCCGGCGAACCGCTCGAACTCGCGCTCGACGCCGCGGCCAGCGGCGCGATCCGCTTCACGCTGCGCGCCGGGTCGCGCGATGTCGCGACCGGCGTGCTGTCCGCGCCACCGGCCGCGCAGGATGGCGCGCAGCCATGA